GCCACCGCCCTCACCGATGTGCTCGCCGTGGAGATCCGCCACGCGGACTTCCAGAAGCTCACCACCCAGAAGCCCCAGGCCTGTGTGAAGCTCCTGATGGGCGTCATCCTCCACTTCAGCCAGAAGGTCCGCGACAACCAGGGCGCCATGAAGTCGCTCGTGGGCAAACCGTGATCCGCTCCTTGTCGTGGCTCCGTGCTACCTTCCGCCCGCGGCGATGCCCCAACGCCGAGGGCGGAGCGGAGCGTGTGCGTGACGGGAAGTTCCTGGCGTACAGGGTGGAGGGTGGGTTGCCACCTGGACCTACCTCATCGAGTCCTTTTCCCTGGCGCGGGTGCCTGGTTGCTCCTACGCAGGGAAGCAGGGCGTCTCCATGGAAGAGCGAGCGGACAGGCATGAGCGCTATCCTGGAGGCGGCCCCGGAGTTTTCGCGAAGCAGGCGTGGTTGATGCGTGGGCGTTTCAAGGGCGGCGCCGGGTAGTGTCCGGGCGGGGCCTCCACGGAAGCGAAGAGAGACGAGCGTGCAAGAATTCCTCACCAACTTGCTGGGCAGTACTCACGGCGTCCTCGCCTACGTCACCGTGTTCGGAATCCTGGTGGCGTGTGGCCTGGGGGTGCCCCTGCCCGAGGACATCTCGCTCATCCTGGGTGGTTTCCTCGCCCACAAGGGCGCGGCCAGCCTGGCCGGCATGATGTTGATTGGCTTCGGCGGCATCCTGGTGGGCGACAGCCTCATCTTCCTGGCGGGCCGCCGGTTGGGCTCGAAGGTGGGCCGTTCGCCCACGGGCTTCCTGGCCCGCGTCGTCACGCCCGACAAGCGCGCCCGGGTGGAGGGGCTCTTCGCCCTGCACGGGCAGAAGATCGTGATGATCGCCCGCTTCCTGCCTGGCGTGCGCGCGGTGACGTACTTCACCGCCGGCTCGGCGGGCATGTCCTATGCCCGCTTCATCTTCTGGGATGGGCTCGCGGCGCTCCTGTCCGCGCCCTTCTTCGTGTGGCTGGGCTTCCACTTCGGCGACAAGCTCGACTACGCCATCGAGCGGATGAAGGAAGGGCAGCTCGTGGTGGTGGGCGGGCTCGTGGTGGTGGGCCTGGGTGCGTTCCTGTGGCGCAAGCGTCTGGGCGCCCTGCGCGCCGAGGCACTCAAGGCCGCCGTGAAGCCCTCGTCTCTGTCGGCCCACCTGCTCACGGGTATGGCGTCCGAGGCTCCCTCGGCCAGCGCCTCCGTTTTCGAGAAGTCCTCGAGCACCGAGGGCCTGCGCATCCGCGATTGAGCCGGGCGCGAAGGCGCCCCCTTTCATCGACGAGCTGCGTGCCAAGGCCCGGTTCGTGCGCATCACACCGGAAGCGCGCCCGACTACCGGGTGGAGTAGGGCGCGGAGGGGAGCCGTGCGGCGCGGCGACTACTTGCCACGCTTGCGCGGGGCGGGCTCTTCGTCACCGCCCGAGGGCGCCACCTGCTTCTCGGTGGTGAGCACCCGGGCGAGCAGCTGCTCCTTGTCCTCGGGGTTGAGCGTGTCGATGGCCTGGCGCAGGGTGTTGAAGTCCAGCCGGGCCACCGTGACGGTGTTGCCGCCCTTGATTTCCTGCACGGTGGGCACGCTCACGAGCTCGCGCACGTAGGTCTCGAACTCCACCTTCACGTCCGCGGCCTGCTGGATGCAGTTGTCCCGGGCGGCCACGAGCTTCTGGCTGCCCTCGGTGTAGTTCAGGTCCGGGTTGCGCGTCATCGCCGCATCGAAGGTGGCCTTGCGCTTGAGCAGCGAGCTGTAGAGCTCGATGTAGCTGATCACCCGATCGGTCTCGGGGCGGTTGACGTTGCGCGCCTGGTTGAGGGCATCCCCCGTGTCGTCGCAGTGCACCTTGCCCAGCTCGGCGGCGTCCGGCGTGCCACGGGCCTGCAGGAACTCCGTCTCGCGATCCAGGCGCTCATCCGAGGAGATTTCCTTCACGCAACCGGCGGAGGACAGCAACAAGACGGTTGCAACGGCGGGCAGGCGCATCCAGGACCTCTTCGAGCGGGACTTAAAGGTTGATTTCCGAAAGTTTCTAGCGGTAAGGGCCGCATCCGTCAACGCGCGCATCCCAGGGAGAGTGTGGTGGACATCCACGCAGAGAAGATTCTCATCCTCGACTTCGGCAGTCAGTACACGCAGCTCATCGCGCGCCGGGTGAGAGAGCTCGGTGTGTATTGTGAGATTCACCGGCCGGACCTGCCGGCCGAGGAGATCCGCCGCTTCGCCCCGCGCGGCATCATCCTGTCGGGAGGCCCGGCCTCGGTGGAGGCGGAGGGCTCGCCGCGGTGTGACGCCTTCGTCTTCGAAGCCGGGGTGCCGGTGCTGGGCATCTGCTACGGGCTCCAATTGTTGTCCAAGCTGTTGGGCGGCAGGGTGGATCGCTCGGCGCACCGCGAATACGGGGCGGCGGAGGTGGAGGTGCTCACGTCGCGCGGGCCCCTGGCGGCGTTCGGCGTGGGCGAGCGGGTGAAGGTGTGGATGAGCCATGGCGATCGGGTGGACGCGCTGCCGCCGGACTTCGAGTCCATTGGCCGCAGCGGCAACTCGCCCTTCGCGGCGGCGGCGCACCGCACCCGTCCCATCTACGGGCTGCAGTTCCACCCCGAGGTGGTGCACACACCCGCGGGCAAGGAGATGCTGCGCGCCTTCCTGTTCACCGACTGCAAGGTGAGCGGGAGCTGGACGATGAAGGGCTTCATCGAGGAGGCGCAGGAGGCCATCCGTCGGCAGGTGGGCGAGCACGGCCGGGTCATCTGTGGCCTGTCGGGTGGCGTGGACAGCTCGGTGGCGGCGCTGCTGTTGCACCGGGCCATCGGCGCGCGGCTGCAGTGCATCTTCGTGGACAACGGACTGCTCCGGCAGGACGAGCGCGCGCAGGTGGAGGCGCTCTTCGTGGACCGCTTCCACGTGCCGCTCAAGACGGTGGACGCGCGCGAGCGCTTCCTCGGCAAGCTCGCGGGCGTCACGGATCCCGAGAAGAAGCGCAAGACGATCGGCCGCGAGTTCATCGCGGTGTTCGAGGAGGCGGCGCAGGAGGTGCGGGGCGCGGAGTTCCTCGCGCAGGGCACGCTGTACCCGGACGTGATCGAGTCCGTGTCGTACAAGGGGCCCTCCGTCACCATCAAGAGCCACCACAACGTGGGCGGCCTGCCGGAGAAGATGAACCTCAAGCTGGTGGAGCCCTTGCGCGAGCTGTTCAAGGACGAAGTGCGCGTGCTGGGCCGCGAGCTGGGGTTGCCGGAGGAGATGGTGTCCCGGCAGCCGTTCCCGGGGCCGGGTCTGGCCATTCGGGTGCTGGGGGAAATCACCGAGGAGCGTCTGGCGCTGGTGCGCCGCGCGGACGCCATCGTCCAGCAGGAGATCCGGGACGCGGGGTTGTACCGGGAGCTGTGGCAGGCGTTCGCGGTGCTGCTGCCGGTGCAGAGCGTGGGCGTCATGGGCGACGAGCGCACCTACGAGTCCACGTGCGTGCTGCGCGCGGTGACGAGCGTGGACGGCATGACGGCGGACTGGGCGCGGCTGCCGTACCCGGTGCTCGAGCGCATCTCCACGCGCATCACCAACGAGGTGCGCGGCATCAACCGCGTCGTCTACGACGTGTCCTCCAAACCGCCCGCGACGATCGAGTGGGAGTAGGGCGGAAGACAAAAGACGAGGACAAAACAAAGAGGACAAAACAAAAAGGGGCTGCCCGTTCACGCTGGGCAGCCCCTTTGTTTTTGTCTTCTTTTGTCCGCGAGGACGCAGTGGGGTTACTGCGGCCCCGAGCCGCCCTTGCCGGTGGACGCGGTGCCGGGGCGCAGCTCCTGGACGATGCGATCGGCCTTGTAGACCTTCTGGAGCGCCTCGATGAGGGCGTCGCTGTGGACGGAGACGGCGCGGTTGGCGGTCTCGTCGTAACCGTAGTCTCCGCCGAGCGACTGGATGTTGCCGTCGAAGACGAGGCCGACGATCTCCGCGTTCTGGTTGATGACGGGCGAGCCCGAGTTGCCGCCGATGATGTCGTTGGTGGTGACGAAGTTCATCGGGGTGTTGGGCGACAGCTGCTTCTGCGCGGCGAGCCAGCTCTTGGGCAGGGCGAACGGATCCTCGCCGGTGGCGTGCTCGAAGGTGCCGCTCACGAAGGTGAAGGGCGCCACCTGCTTGCCGTCCTCCGGGTAGCCCTTCACGGCGCCGAAGGACAGGCGCAGGGTGCCCGTGGCGTCCGGGTAGATCTTGGTGCCGTAGATGTCGAAGCGGGCCTGGGCCACCAGCTCGCTGTTCTTGCGGACGACGGCCTCGACCTCGGTCTCATAACGGGTGCGGATGGCGCGGGCATCGGGGTCCACCAGGAGCGCCAGCTGGATCATCGGATCCTTCGAGGCCGCGATGGCCGCCTTGCCACCGGAGAACAGCTGCTCGCGCACCTTGAGGTCGGCCAGCTTCGAGCCATTGACGAGCCGGGTGGCCAGGGTCCGCGGAGACTCCTTGCCGAGCACCTTCTTCACGAAGGGGTGATCCGGCCCGAGGTCCTCACGCATCTTGGTGAGCGAGAACGTCAGCTGGGCCACCTCCAGCTCCGGGTAGATGGGCGCCTTGCTCATCATCTGGAGTTTGAGGGTGGACAGGCTGGCGTCGTTGTAGCCCCGCAGCCGCTCGGCATCCGGCTTGGGCAGCTCCTCGGAGGCCCGCACCAGGGTGCGCGCCAGGTTGAACAACTGCGAGTTCGGGCCGCCTTCCTGGGCCTCGTACTCCTTGAAGATGTTCCGGTAGGTCTGCTGGGCGCGGGCGATCTCGTCCCAGGCCATGCCGTACCTGGCCTTCATCTTCGGATCCGCGTTGACCTTCGAGCGCAGCTCCTGCTCGGCGGCGAGCTTCTGGGCGAAGAAGTTCTTGTCGGCGAGCTGCTCGAGCTTGCCCTTGCCGGCCTTGAGGCCGTTCTCCACGCCGAAGAGCAGGTTGTTGGAGGTGCGCTTCTGCTCGGCGCCGCGGTTCTGGTACTCGGTGACGAGTCCGCGAAGCTCCGAGAGCCGGAAGAGATGTCGGGGCAGCGACACGTCCCGGAGGAACTCGAGCTGGGAGATGGTGAGGCCACGCGATGTCCTACCCGGGTGGCCCGAGATGAAGGTGAGTTCGCCTTCCTTGGCGCCGTGCTCGGACCACTTGAAGTAGTGGCTGGGCCGGGCGGGCTTGCCGTCCTTGCCGTAGACGCGCACGAACGCCACGTCCAGGTCGTACCGGGGGAACTCGAAGTTGTCCGGATCGCCGCCGAAGAAGGCGATCGTGTGCTCGGGCGCGAACACGAGCCGCGCGTCCTGGAAACGCTGGTACTTGTAGAGGTTGTAACGGCCGCCCTGGTACAGGGTCACCACGTCGCAGCGGACCTCTTCACTCGTGGTGCAGGCCTTCTCCAGATTGGCCATCTCGGCCTTGAGGCTGTCGGCGTAGGCCTTGCCGGTGAGACCCCGGGTGGCGGTGTTGAGCTGCTCGGTGACGTCGGTGATTTCCTGGAGCTGGTTGATCTCCAGCGCCGGACATTGAATCTCCTCGGCGGGCGTCTTGGCGTAGAAGCCGTTGGCGATGAGATCCTTCTTGGCGGTGGACAGCTGCTGGATGCAGCCACGAGCACAGTGATGGTTCGTCATCACCAGGCCATCCGCGGAGACGAAGCTCGCCGAGCACCCGTAGCCAAAGCGGGCCGAGGACAAACGGACGGTGTCGAGCCAGTCCTGGGAGGGCTCGAAGCCGTACTTCGCCTTGACCGTGGCGGAGGGGAAGTTGTTGTACGTCCACATGCCCTCGTCGGCGAGCGCGGGAGCGACGCCGAGCAAAGAGGCGGTGAGAAGCAGGCGCTTCATGGGTTTCCTTTCGGTCGGGGCGGCAGGGGCGCGGAGTTGTTCCGGGAATCGAGGGTCGCCGTCAAGCGCCCGAAAATTCCGGGCCTCCGAACACACGAGCAGGACGTTGATTCCACGGGCGGAGGTGGGGAGGGCCCTGGCGAGCGCCGGACCCGAGGCCCGCCAGGCCCAATCGCTTAGTTTACATAACGCATCTTATCAGACCCAACGATAGGTGTGCGCCTAGGGCCAGCGGGCGGCTCCGTACCCGGTGCATGTTCGCGCTTCTCGGGTCCTGCTTGGGGACATAGGGTCTCCCGCCTCTATGCGACTCCTCTCCTTGAGCGTCGTTGGCGCTGTCGCCGCGTTGGACTTGGCCGGATGTTCGAAGCCCTCCGCCCCCACCGAGGATGCCGGCACGGCCGTCATCTCCCCGCCGGACGCGGCACTCGCACAACCTGGACCTGCGACCTTCACGCTCCGCTACACCCTGGCGGATGCCGGTACGGAGTCCATTCCCGTGGTTGGCGAGGAAGAAGGACGTCCGATCGTGGAGCCCACGTCAGCGCTCGAACTGCGCAGCTCGCAGGTGCTGCGCAACTACCGTGTCCGTTTGTTCGATGAGGCCGATCGCGCCCTGGTCTCGGATGACACTGCCGAGGAGTCTTCCGACGGATTGCTCTACCGGATCTCCCTACCCACACCGCTCAAGTCCGGCCATGGCTACGTCCTGGTCATCGACGCGCAAACTGGCTCCTCGATGACCGACGCCCAGGGCCGGGAGATCGCCGACATCCGGATGCCCTTCCAGGTCTCCGGGGAAAAGGAAAAACCGCCGCCGCCACCCGCGAAGAAACGACGCTCTCGCTGAGGCCTGACGTCAGTGTTCGATCGTCGTCCGGCGCGAGGGCTCCGGGAAGACATCCGCTTCGAGGACATCCGCGGACTCGCGCAGCAACTCCGCCTCCTTCACGGCCACCAGCACCTCGCGCGCCGCTTCCGGCCGTCCGTAGGGCCGCCCCTTCACCACGAGCAAGGCCCGGAGCGCGTCACGCAGTTCCAGTCCCGACGCATAACGGGCGGACGGCTCGCGCTGGAGGGCCCGGTGCACCACGGCCCTCAGGGGCTCGGAGAGCCCTTGGGTGGCTCGCTCCACATCCGCGGGGCCAAACCGCTCGATGCGCGCGGCCATCTCCGCCACCGGCACCCAGCTGGGTTCCTCACAGCGAAGCTCGTCCCGTACGGGGACGGTCGCCGTCACAGGGCCCGCTGCGCGTGCCGCCTGCTCCACGTCCTCCAGGTCGAACAGGTGCTTGCCCGTGAGCAGCTCCAGCATGACCAGGCCCAACGAGAACAAATCCGAGCGGTGATCCACCTGCTCCATGCGCATGCGCTCGGGGGACGCGTAGGCGATGTCCCCGCGCAAGACCGAGGCCGTGGTGGCATCCCGTCCTGGCAACAGCGAGTACGCGACTCCGAAATCCACCAGCTTCACCTCGCCACTGATGCCCACCCGAATGTTCTCCGGCTGGATGTCCCGGTGGACGATCCCCAGGAACCGTCCCCGCTCATCCGTCCGGGTATGCGCATAATGCAATGCATCCGCGATCTCGGAGGCCACGTGGCAGACGAAGGCCTCGGACATGGGCCGCTGCCGCATGGCCGCGACGCTCAGCACGGTCTCGAGGGAATGTCCCTCCACGTACTCCATCACCACGTAGGGCCGTCCCCCATGCAACATCCACTGGTACACCTTGGCGATGCCGGGATGGTCGAGCCGGTACGCCAGTTGGACCTCCTGTACCAGGCGCTGCTTCTGTTTCTCACTGACCGGGCGCGACAACCGCTTGAGAACGACGCATCCGGCCGGTCCCATCGCGTGGCGGCGCCGGGCCAACAGCAGATCTCCTGAATGGCGGCGTCCCAGTTTCCGAACGAGTTCGTACCGGGTTCCATCCACGGAAAAGAGAAGTTTGGGAGGGGTCGAGGACTCGGGCCTGTCGATGGACATCTTCGGGCTCTCCTTTGTGCTGCACGCCAACGCCGCGCCGGGGAATGCCAGAGGTAGGGCTCGAGCGCCGAACCTCCAGCGTCAACCACCCTACCAGCCCGGACTGACACGGCCGCCCGACCTCCCCGAGCTGTCGGCCTCAGTCCTGGCGCAGATCCCGATCCTGGGCGCGCACCCGCTCGAGCACCTTCAGGTCGCGTTGCGTGGGCCCGAGCTCCAGGATGAGCCGGCTCACGTCATAGAGGACCTCGCCCCGCTCGAACACGGGCAGCCGCGCGACGGCGTCCATGTTCAGATCGTCCAGGGCGCGGTTGTAGGCCGTGTCCATCAACGCGCGCAGTTGGAAGGAGTCATAGAGGTTGTACTCCACCAGGAAGCGCAGGGCTTCCACGTCGCCCCGGGCGAGGTAGGCGCGCCACAGCAGCACCGCGTCCCACCCGTTCACGCCCTTCATATGGGGAGGCCGCCCCAAGCCCAGCTTGTCCTCGAGCTCCTTCAGCCCGCCCCCCATGCCCAGCCGGCGGCACACGAAACGCAGATCGATGTGTGCCTCGGGCGTGGGAAAGCGCTTGCCGAAGTACTGCCGCAGCACGGGCACGTCGAAGCACGAGCCGTTGAACGTCACCCACAAGCGCCGCTGCGCCATGGCCTCGGGCAGCTCGTCCATGTTGCGTCCGAGGATGAAGACGCGCAGGCCGTCCGCGTCGAACAGGGCCACCACCGTGGGCTCCTGCTCCTGGTTTCCATTCGTCTCGATGTCGAAGTACAGCGCGTCGCGCGCGAACTCGGGGTACAGCCGCCAGTGTTCGCGAGGGGGAATCATGGCCGCCAGCGCCGCCAGATCCCCGCGCTCCAGGGCCTCACGGGCCATGGCCAGACGCTGGCGCGCCAGTCCATCCAGCTTCTGCCCGAGCACCACGCCACTCTCCGGAAAGTCCTCCCAGGTGTGGATGCCACGGGCCCAGAGATCCTTCTCCTTCCAGGGGCCCACGCCGGGAATGAGCTGGAAGGTGCGTCGCACCATCAGCGCAGCGGACCCATCCTGCCCGCCACCAGCGCCTCCAGGGGCGGGAGATCCGCCTCGCAGAACGGCAGCGTCCGCATCTGCTCCGGCGTCAGGAACGCCAGCGCCTGGGCTCCCAGGGCCTTCGGCTCCCCCGACTCCAGCCGGGCCGCGTACAGCGTCAGGTCCACCGTCAGATCCGGGTACTCGTGTCTGCCCGCCCATAGCTGCCTTCCCACGTGGAGCGTCACATCCAGCTCCTCCCGGCACTCGCGAACGAGCGCTTCGGGCTCGGACTCCCCGGGCTCCACCTTGCCGCCTGGAAACTCCCAGAGCAGCCCACGGCTTCCCCCTGGCAGGCGCTGCTGGACGAGGAACCGGGTG
Above is a window of Cystobacter fuscus DNA encoding:
- a CDS encoding DedA family protein is translated as MQEFLTNLLGSTHGVLAYVTVFGILVACGLGVPLPEDISLILGGFLAHKGAASLAGMMLIGFGGILVGDSLIFLAGRRLGSKVGRSPTGFLARVVTPDKRARVEGLFALHGQKIVMIARFLPGVRAVTYFTAGSAGMSYARFIFWDGLAALLSAPFFVWLGFHFGDKLDYAIERMKEGQLVVVGGLVVVGLGAFLWRKRLGALRAEALKAAVKPSSLSAHLLTGMASEAPSASASVFEKSSSTEGLRIRD
- the guaA gene encoding glutamine-hydrolyzing GMP synthase, with translation MDIHAEKILILDFGSQYTQLIARRVRELGVYCEIHRPDLPAEEIRRFAPRGIILSGGPASVEAEGSPRCDAFVFEAGVPVLGICYGLQLLSKLLGGRVDRSAHREYGAAEVEVLTSRGPLAAFGVGERVKVWMSHGDRVDALPPDFESIGRSGNSPFAAAAHRTRPIYGLQFHPEVVHTPAGKEMLRAFLFTDCKVSGSWTMKGFIEEAQEAIRRQVGEHGRVICGLSGGVDSSVAALLLHRAIGARLQCIFVDNGLLRQDERAQVEALFVDRFHVPLKTVDARERFLGKLAGVTDPEKKRKTIGREFIAVFEEAAQEVRGAEFLAQGTLYPDVIESVSYKGPSVTIKSHHNVGGLPEKMNLKLVEPLRELFKDEVRVLGRELGLPEEMVSRQPFPGPGLAIRVLGEITEERLALVRRADAIVQQEIRDAGLYRELWQAFAVLLPVQSVGVMGDERTYESTCVLRAVTSVDGMTADWARLPYPVLERISTRITNEVRGINRVVYDVSSKPPATIEWE
- a CDS encoding S46 family peptidase; this encodes MKRLLLTASLLGVAPALADEGMWTYNNFPSATVKAKYGFEPSQDWLDTVRLSSARFGYGCSASFVSADGLVMTNHHCARGCIQQLSTAKKDLIANGFYAKTPAEEIQCPALEINQLQEITDVTEQLNTATRGLTGKAYADSLKAEMANLEKACTTSEEVRCDVVTLYQGGRYNLYKYQRFQDARLVFAPEHTIAFFGGDPDNFEFPRYDLDVAFVRVYGKDGKPARPSHYFKWSEHGAKEGELTFISGHPGRTSRGLTISQLEFLRDVSLPRHLFRLSELRGLVTEYQNRGAEQKRTSNNLLFGVENGLKAGKGKLEQLADKNFFAQKLAAEQELRSKVNADPKMKARYGMAWDEIARAQQTYRNIFKEYEAQEGGPNSQLFNLARTLVRASEELPKPDAERLRGYNDASLSTLKLQMMSKAPIYPELEVAQLTFSLTKMREDLGPDHPFVKKVLGKESPRTLATRLVNGSKLADLKVREQLFSGGKAAIAASKDPMIQLALLVDPDARAIRTRYETEVEAVVRKNSELVAQARFDIYGTKIYPDATGTLRLSFGAVKGYPEDGKQVAPFTFVSGTFEHATGEDPFALPKSWLAAQKQLSPNTPMNFVTTNDIIGGNSGSPVINQNAEIVGLVFDGNIQSLGGDYGYDETANRAVSVHSDALIEALQKVYKADRIVQELRPGTASTGKGGSGPQ
- a CDS encoding serine/threonine protein kinase encodes the protein MSIDRPESSTPPKLLFSVDGTRYELVRKLGRRHSGDLLLARRRHAMGPAGCVVLKRLSRPVSEKQKQRLVQEVQLAYRLDHPGIAKVYQWMLHGGRPYVVMEYVEGHSLETVLSVAAMRQRPMSEAFVCHVASEIADALHYAHTRTDERGRFLGIVHRDIQPENIRVGISGEVKLVDFGVAYSLLPGRDATTASVLRGDIAYASPERMRMEQVDHRSDLFSLGLVMLELLTGKHLFDLEDVEQAARAAGPVTATVPVRDELRCEEPSWVPVAEMAARIERFGPADVERATQGLSEPLRAVVHRALQREPSARYASGLELRDALRALLVVKGRPYGRPEAAREVLVAVKEAELLRESADVLEADVFPEPSRRTTIEH
- a CDS encoding ribonuclease H-like domain-containing protein, whose product is MVRRTFQLIPGVGPWKEKDLWARGIHTWEDFPESGVVLGQKLDGLARQRLAMAREALERGDLAALAAMIPPREHWRLYPEFARDALYFDIETNGNQEQEPTVVALFDADGLRVFILGRNMDELPEAMAQRRLWVTFNGSCFDVPVLRQYFGKRFPTPEAHIDLRFVCRRLGMGGGLKELEDKLGLGRPPHMKGVNGWDAVLLWRAYLARGDVEALRFLVEYNLYDSFQLRALMDTAYNRALDDLNMDAVARLPVFERGEVLYDVSRLILELGPTQRDLKVLERVRAQDRDLRQD
- a CDS encoding (deoxy)nucleoside triphosphate pyrophosphohydrolase, with the protein product MTSGAVKKAVRVVAALISRPGDDTRFLVQQRLPGGSRGLLWEFPGGKVEPGESEPEALVRECREELDVTLHVGRQLWAGRHEYPDLTVDLTLYAARLESGEPKALGAQALAFLTPEQMRTLPFCEADLPPLEALVAGRMGPLR